The genomic stretch ACTGTTCACATTGCTGCACCTATACCATTAGATCAGCACTCTGACTCTATATCTGTATTCTCCCTGATGTAACTCTAGATCTGTATGCTCCTTGACGGACTACCACTTTCAACTATTTTAGACAGCCATTCTCATTATGTGTTGTCATGTAGCCAATCTGCTGCTCTTGTGTACTAGAACTGAGATCACGAAGTGAAGCAACTAGTTTTGGCCCATAAATATCATTTCCATAATCAGAGTAACTATCAATTTGTCACTGCTTGGTGACTGTGTTGCTCCTCTGGTTTACAGAGACCTCTTATGCAACTGCTCCAAATAGTTGGTTTTCACTTGGTCCAATACTTTtaacaaacaaaactaaaacgATTAAGCAATGATAAATTTGGTTAACTTGCAGTGGATGTCGAGTTCTCTGCACTTGGTCCAATACTTTTGTACACCTTTGAAACTCAAATGTTGAATTGTGGTTCGATGCTTTGTTCCCTCATTGTGAGAAATCACACACATTTGTAAGGAAAAAGTTATTAATTCATTGAAGTAAAGATCCCACCAGACTAAAATCCCTTTTCCATTTAGCTGCACCTAAGCTAGAAGAAAATTAAAAAGAGAACTGTTAGAATAAATTAATTCTCGAATCTAGTATATTTATGTATTTGAGAGAGGAGATTACTATGTGTTCAATTACGAAGGGAGAAAAATGCTTCTATGAACAAGCTCATAGGACAATTTATCATAAGAGCTGTCTGGAAGTATTTGCCCAGATTCGTAAAATCTTCTAGTAAATGGCACTAATTTATAACTCTGTTGTCTTTGCTAtcttttttaatttgtttttgctAGTGAACCTTGATCAGGTTTAATTTTAATCCAATGTGGCTAGTTACTGTCTCTGATGCATGAATCAAAATGGACTTTATAGGAAGTAAAGATGCATAGCATTTGATAGGCTTGTCTCAGTGGCATATGAATTGAGAGTATTCTACAAATACAActgttttttttaaagattattttactACAAACATTGTACTTGTCAAAATAAGTTCTTTGAGAATAAAACTATCTATCTGATGAGTGCTCCTATAACACGAAGtttttattgcatttgtcaaTTAATATATAGTATTTGCTTTGAAGAAGCTGTGGAACTTTAATAGGTTAACTATAAGATCCAGATTTTTCCATGCTTTTAATCTCTGGTTCCTCATTGCAGATTCCAAAAATTATTCCCTTGTAGTTCAAAATATTGGAGATGACACTTCTAATGTGAAAATTATAGGAAAACCTGCTTTTCCTGTTACTATTGCTAACATTACTCTGgccaaaaatatttccaagaagGTTCACTCTCTTATCTCTATCATTTAGCTTGCAGCAGTTTGTCCTATTTGGTTAGATAGAAGAATATTTCTTTCATTAGCATTATAAGATGGTAAGATATTTGTGATTTCTACATCATTCTACAAATTGCTTATCTGCTGAAGTGAAGATATTAGTTTTCTCCATAAAGCATGGATTTATAAGTAGTGAATACAGAAAGACCATACTCAGCTTGAATAATATGAAGGCTTATTGACATGGTTTTAAGTGTCTATTGATAATGGCTGTTTCGGCCAAAACAAGTTGTTTGAACTCATTATACCTTgtgttaaaagaaaataaatttaaagaatgtTTGAATTAGCTTCAGCTACGCTGTGCATGTGTACCAATGGAGCCAATTTATAAATCCAtacaaaagttaaaaaaaaaaaattctacaaaactgTAATtaaacctgctatgttatattaagctgaatgttgggctatgactccagaacataagcagaagatgagagttgcagaaatgaggatgttaaggtggatgtgtggatataTTAGGATGGATAGactaagaaatgagagcattagttGAAGGAAAACTCCaaaagacacgtttaagatggaaTAAGCATGTACTTAGACTACCAATAAACGCTccaattaggcgatgtgaaactatgacaaacacacatatcaaacgaggaagaggaagaccaaaaaagacttggttaataataataaaataagataaaatttatttaagtatagacaatgatatagtaggagataaagctcaatgatgtaaaaggatccatatagccgattCCACCTAGTGAGATAAGACTTGGTGGTTGTTGTACAAAAGTTACTGTAGTATAAGTTCAGAATTATTTACGGTGCcacaataaataataataataataataataataaaaacgaGAACAAGCTCGAGCAGTTGTGATATGGAGAATATATTTATATTGTGATGCTTTTTAGAACCAAAATTGAGAACCAAATGGAGCTGTGCTCTTGCTTCAAAGAATTTTCTTTGCTTTAGCCATCATGATTAGATTGTGGAAAAGGTTTAAGCTGACTTCTGCTACTTATTCTCACAGATAGCTCTTCCATTTGATGCTTCGAATGTCATGGAAATTTTCATATATTCAGGAAGTGATAATTGCAGTATTCAAATTGGAGCTCCTGATTCTGACTGGAATATCTTACAGCAGTTACTGTCGACTTATGACATACACCTGACCCCAATTTATGGTCTTTACCTTTTGGGTTTTACTGTGGTTGTTTCTGGAGCAACATGGGCTTGTTGCCTATATAGGAAGAGAAGAAACACAGACAGTTCTGGAATCCCATATCAGCAGATTGAGATGAGTGATCAGCCGCAGTCCACTGTAATGATTGACTCCAATGCTGTCGATGGATGGGATGATTGGGACGACAATTGGGATGATGAAGCTGCTACAAGGCCTGCAGAAAAACACACATCTACAAGTGTTTCATCAAATGGCCTCACTTCAAGGACACCGAAGAAAGACGGATGGGATTCTGCTTGGGATGACTAACTTTCAGTAAGTTTCACCTCTTGAAGAACAGCAGTACCATCACATGGAATTTGCATGAACATTTGTGCTAAAGCTTCTGTTATAGTCAGGTAATTTCATGGAGAAGACGAAGTCTCTGCGATATTTTTGTACACTAGATTCAGTTGGCATTTCATATATTCCGTTGGTTTTGTATCATCAATTAGACCATTAAACACTATTGTAAAAGTTTTTCTTTAACTTGCCTCTTTTTGTACTGTTCAAACTGTTTGGCCAATCGGTGGCTCGGTCCAAGAATTTAACACAAATAACTTGTGTGTGTGTAAAAATTACAAAATCCATTGGTCCAAGAGTAATGatgtaaaattaaaaggattGAGAATGTATGTTCATAAGTTTTAGCAGTTTCTTGCTTGGAGAGTGATTGTTTCCTCCTCAACAATTAATCAATCACAGATATGACTCAGGCAAATCCCAGGTATTTCTTGTGAATTTCATTTCTCTCTTTTGCTATTTATTTTTGGACTGCAATTGTTTCTTCATTTCTCACTCAATTTTCTGCACCTGTAGGTAGCTAAGTCTTACTATATTCGAGTCAAATAGGCCAAGTAAGTCAGATGGACTAGTCGGATCAATGGTCCAAGCAAGCAAGATTGGACCAGTGTTAACCGAACAAATTGGGTGAGTTGTAATGATACCTACTATAACAATCATACAAATATATTTGGCGATCAATAAATAATGGACCATTTGTTGAAAGTGTTGAACACACTATACTAATTCTCCTAAATATTGTTGCCTTTTTCAATAGCAATCTGAATCCACATTGCTACCCACTTGACAAATATGACTAACCACCAAATGCGTCGAAGACGACTAATCATCAACCATTTAGTCACCAATACCACTCGAACTATTGATCAAGCACAAAAACTAAACA from Zingiber officinale cultivar Zhangliang chromosome 5B, Zo_v1.1, whole genome shotgun sequence encodes the following:
- the LOC121983800 gene encoding uncharacterized protein LOC121983800, which gives rise to MGRFRSLSAILSLYFLLLASVASSRVLMSDSKDTPSSTPTPVSPRPAEIPPPNPNSTLGVKELSETCDSSHVRCHGTVTVCILYSEKDSKNYSLVVQNIGDDTSNVKIIGKPAFPVTIANITLAKNISKKIALPFDASNVMEIFIYSGSDNCSIQIGAPDSDWNILQQLLSTYDIHLTPIYGLYLLGFTVVVSGATWACCLYRKRRNTDSSGIPYQQIEMSDQPQSTVMIDSNAVDGWDDWDDNWDDEAATRPAEKHTSTSVSSNGLTSRTPKKDGWDSAWDD